The sequence GTGCGAACAGTTATGCGCTCATACCATCGAAAGTAGTCATCATCTGTCTGCCTAGATCTTCCATGCAATTGACTCTGGACAACATAATGCAACCTTCTGTTCCAAACATTAATTGCATTTTCATGATATTCCCTCTAGTTTGTGTTGCGATGACCTGATCTGTTGATGTTGTGGAGGTCATCGTTGTCAACTACAGGTCTTGGAATAGGTTGACGCATTTCAAATTGCCTTAACACTCGATTCGGACGATGCATCTCCACAATTTCAAAGCAAATCAAATGACAAACGCATCGCCAAATATTATTGTCGTATGAATCCATAATTATTCTGACATCTGGATCGTTTCTGTCGTATACTATCCAGTTAaactacaaaataaaaattaaaaaaattacttaaaattttctaTAAACAAGTTCATTGTTGCACTGTTCATATATTTTCATAGCATACCTCATCATGATTCATACGATCAAATGAGTCTCTTGTAATTCGAAGAGAGTGTGTCGGTGCATGAGTATAACTGAAAACATTGTTCCACctacaataaaaatattattaaatatcgaGTAAATTAATCAGAGTTCATATTATGACAATAATGTTTTTACCGAGCACCGTAGGGAGAAAATTGCATAATATCTTCAGCAGGATTCGGGGCCACAAAATGAGATAAGCCAGCTCGATCAGGATTAACACATTTAATCCTGCTCCATGCCCATACCTGTCATgagtataaaatataattaaataaatattaatttaatctcATTTAATCATTATAAATTATACCTGCAAAATATATAGAGGTCCGGCTATTTTAGATTTTCCTATACGTGTTGCATTGCACAACTCACGATATAGGAACGCTAAAAATGCACCTCCCCAACTGTAAGATTTTATTCGATCAATGTTCCGAAGCAGTTGTAAAAAAATCAATCTAGCCGATCCTCGTTTATAATCTGGTAGCATTATTCCTCCGATAATCATCAATGCTACACACCGACTATATTTCACAACATCAACCTCGGAACTATTATCATCAATGTATGTGGAGGTGCAGTGTTCGTATAAAGAGGTCATCGACAAGTGACCGCCTTTGAAATGCGTCGCTAATGGCGTATATCCCAATAAATTTAAACATATGTGTTGCCATTCTCCCACTTTATGCGACACATCTATACCAGATATAACCTCACCATGAATTGGTAAACCCCAAATAACTGAAATATCTTGCAACGTGATAGTCGCCTCACCACATCTAAAATGAAATGTGTGTGTTTTACGTCGCCATCGTTCAACCAGAGCAGTGATCAAATGATTATCATAAACACGAAATCCACACTGCAAAACACCGAAAAATCTCATATGATGTAAAAATGCTTTAACACGACTATGTAACCCATTCTCCGTATATAATTTCCAAATCAAGTTGTCCGATCGTTTGGCCCGAATAATTTCATCAATATTTCTCGAAAAAAACTACTGATGATATATGTGATGCCTGCAAATACAACACGCTCGAATCTTGTACTGTTGccatgcttaaaaaaaataatgacaatCACTAATCAATAAGTTAGATAATTATAACAATCAATTATAGTACTTATAATAAATACACTAAAAATAATACATATCATGATCGAATAATAATCTTCATGCTATttggaaataaaataaaatattaaatatgaattacattaattattttatttgtttcaaataaaaataaaaacaataaaaataaaattaataataataataataataataataacaaaagattactaaaaattatttcaataatCTTTGTAATacgatattttatataaaataaatacgtTAATAACAATCACAAATTTGTCCTTAAACTAACTtttcttatattttaaatattataaatattttatatcacattttaatatgaacacaaaatataaaatattgggATATcaatttgagattaaaaataatgttgtatgaatattatttttttataatatttaataaaaatatgaagtcATTATCAACGTTATATTtataagataattttttttatttcaactcTATGAATTTtatgtaaataaataataaatataaattattatattatattatatatatatatatatatctattgttatttattttaaagaaatattattttaaaaatatttcaactataATTTTGATCgatgatatattatttcaaattttcaatttattaacaatatatcattataacatattatgattaattacgtatatatatatatatatttatatatgtaaaagtataataaaaaataattagagaTTAAATAACATATTTCAAACATTAGAATTAGCTAAAAGTAACATATCTTGTTTCAAATAatcgtaaataaataaaataatatattaattaagatTAAAAAACCAATAATTAGTTAAGTTAAACATAGTAACATACTATTACTATCTatcttgaatttttatttacgTAATATATCAAATTTAACGATAATTATAAATGTTTAATATTTTAAGTAACTTAATTTAGGAATTAATACTATTGACGAACTTACTAAAAACAAGGGCAATCAAATAAATAGTACAATTATAGAGCGTGAAGGATTaaccaaaatattatataatataaaaatataatatattaacatAACCAACAAACTATAGTCAACATTTAACTTAAAAAACATGAATAataatagtattatttaaaatatttacaaaacttaatatttgttataataatattaatacgtACCTCTATGTTATTTCACGTTTAATATCAAATTTAcctgcaaaaacaatatgaacaAAAATTCATATGAATAATAACACAATTTTTTAGAGAAATTATTttgcatgaaaaatatataaagaaTTAAAACGATAACATTACGAACGTACCTAATTCAGAAAACAACGCAGAGAAGATTTCAAAAAGTTTCGGTgttgctaaaaaaaaaaaaagcttcgGTGCTTcttctataaaataaaaaaagaaagcaTTTAAGGAAAGGGAAGGAAAGCTTCGGCTTTTCTCCAGCAAAATAAAAATGAGATGCTTTCGGTGCATAATAATGAGAGCAACACACAGCATGCCCTATTTATTATCACAATCGCAATAATTTTGCATTACGGGCGTTTAATTTTCGCCCGTGATGCAAAATAACAAAGCGGACGCTGGACGCTGCCTTGGCAGCGTTCGTTTATGCAGCAAGCGGACCCTGCATTAAAATACAGGGTCCGCTGTTGGCAGGAGCGTTTTGCAGTATTACTGCAAAACCCCCTGCCAGACATTATTTgtgcaaaatatatatttttttaaattatatataaaaaaaaccctTTATTTAAAATGTGTTTGATATTAGTCACAGTTTCATGAACGATGTTTAACTTTTTCTATGGTGATTGTGTATTGATATCATCCGGGAAATTGGGTAGGTTATGTTCTGCTAAGATTTGCACACGCTCGAACAAGAAAGATCGATGGCGTGCCGGAAGATTTTTCGGTGTGACCACTCCAGCGCTCAAGTCATTGATGGACTCACACGAGATGTAGAGAGTATTTTTTTAGAGATCAAGTGAACTCTCGGTTTTCAACTCTGATGCATGTATTTATGGGACCTCGAAGTCGGCGATCTTTCCGAGATTCTCGGGTAGTGGCCACGATACAGGGTCGTGGACCACGTTATGGTTGTGTCTAGACTGGTGAATGTGGAAGGAAACGTGTCCCTTGATTATCGGTGGCAGTGACTCGTGATGATTTTGACTTGGTCTCCTTTCTTCGGTTCTTCCACCAGTCGGGGAACACTATCCTACAGATACTCGGGTTTTTTTTACTCGACTGGATGCCTCCTTTGCTCGGGCTCTTCCCTTCCTTAGTTCACAGGTCTTTCTTTCCTGACTATTAAACCTACCCGAGTCATATTCTACCATGTCTGACTGTCTTATGAGTCATGGGCTCTTGTTCCCTACACGGGTTCAAGAATGACCCGGATATTTCCTAGGCTATCATTTATGTTACCCAAAAACTCGTATAAATACTTGTATAAAAttgtttttaatattataataagaaGAATATGGATTATTTTGTTGCATCGAGTAATCTTTGATGTGTCATTtgcatattaaatatattagtCTTCTCTGATTTAGTTgtgaatattttaattttaaagttgtTTGTTGAGTTATCAatcattttagaaaatattgGGTCCATGAGCATCtaacttatttttatttcaaatacCTTAATATCTCAACATTATACCATACGAAAATTCAATAACAcagatttcaaaatatatttgtttaaatattttcaatgcatCGTGTCTGTTTGTAAATTCTAATCATAAAAATTGAAAAGTCTGATTTATAATACTCCCTCCGTTTCAATTATATTGTCAacgttttcttttttgtttgtcccaaatatatagtcatatgccataattagtaatatttttttacacttctttactaatatatccctattaactacatcttgaaaattgtgcaatcattttttaatacaatgaatagggataaaataggaagtttatataaaatttactttcccaacacatttttcttaatctgtgtgaaaattcaaagaaaacaaTATTTATGGGACGGATGAAGTATATAATACACGATATGAATCTATGTTTAGCCCGTATTGGGCTATAGCCCAGTCCATTTGTTTTGTTGGTGGGAATATTGCAATTTTCAACCCAttccaattatttttggtaagtATTTCACAAGGAAAAACATAATGTTGGGTCCCAATTATATGAGTCCAGAAAAAAACAGttatcttgaaaattttaacctCGATTATTCCTCCACTTTTGTGCCAAATTATTTTCAAACTCCAAAGCACGTGACTCTTGTATCTATCTAACTATTCTTtatccaaaatatattttttattaccaaattaaattattaatcctTTTATTAGTGTGTATTGTGTAAAGTATCATGAAAAGATATTAATTTGTATGACTTTCATAAATGTAATATGAATTTCTGATAAATTAATAGAAAAACAATAAAAGTTATATCGATCTATTTTATCAAatctttttatttaataaaagtgtaTTTTGAAAGtaatttaaaatctaaaaaaataatttcaaaaatagaaATTATAATCTGAGTGAAACTTGTTGGTAGATTACAAGAGTTTGCACATTAATTAATTTAGATAATAGAAAAGTTTTGAAAATGATCttagttatatttttatttttgataattctcCGAGTGCATTTGAACTTTGAAGTAATTCAGTACTGACTTGAGatgattagttttttttttttaaatattattttgacgAAAATCATTTTGCTAGTCATCTCCATAGTAATATGTTAGATTTGATTTATTACATTAATTTCAAGTCCATCCAAACACTAATTAATTCTGAATTCGTCACTGTATATGTATTCTAGCTCAACTGTCTTATTTTAACGAAAATATGCcaaacaacttattttaaaaatgtcattttacaacttataagacataaaatatttaaaattaatttatctaAAAACTCGATTTTACAGTTTGTTCCAACAAAAAATAGTTTTAATTTTTGTAAGGAGTTATTATTTATGAGCAAGTTTCTTCTTAGACGGATTCATATATTTATATCGGACCATGAGATGGTGAGTTTTGTAACTAtttaaataaaaagtaataattctttaaaaaaataaaataaaaagtcaTAATTAAATGATGTTAAATTCAAAACTACCCGAATATAACCGGGTCGGGTGCATTTCAATTCGGATCCTTTCCTCCAACTCTCCGACGGAGCCCCCAAAGCGACACCACCCAACCCCAACCACCATATATACGTACACTTATACTTACACTCTACTCCCCTACCAAATTCTGAGCCTCGATCTGCAAAGATGCAAAGCGCGGCCGTTGCATTCTCCTCCCCGTCGCTCTCTCTCTCCGCCAATCACGCTAAGCTCGCCGCCGCCAGCAGGTTCAATGCTCGCTCTCTTTTGCCGCACTCGGAGCGGACACGTTTCGAGAATGCCACCTCAACGGTCTTTTCCTCTTCACCGTCCACGCCGATTTCCTGCTCGATGAGGCGAAGCGGCTGGATTTTCAGCTCGAATCCGGCGCCGAAGTCCGATTTGGTTCCAGCTCGGGCCACCTCCGAGAGCGCGGACGCGGCCGAGGTCCCGCAATCGAAGAATATGTCGGATACTTTGGTGCTCGGAACGCTGTTCGGGCTCTGGTACCTGTTTAATATATACTTCAATATCTACAACAAGCAGGTGGCTATTTCCttctatcttttttttttccagctCTCCCTTTCTTGCGTCGGATTGCAGTTTATTGCCATTTGTTGTTATGTCAGCTGTGGATTCATGTTCCTTTGGCATTTGCTTTGttgattatttcattttttgttgTATGGAGAAATTTTGTCCATTAATTATGATTCCTGGAAGCTGATTGATAAGCCACCGGGTCAAACACGTATGTGCTTGTGTCGCGCATATTCTTTATGCAAGATCCGTTACATATGTAAAAGCTGTTTTTCCAGTGCAAATCCTTTCGAGCAAAATAATGTTCCCTTTTTTATGTATATGTTTGTTGTAACTTGTAAATGAGAATAATTAATTagataaatgaataaataaataaaaactgtGTAAACTGATTAAACTGATTTCTTAAATGGAATTCACCAATCAATATGGCCTGTGaatcaacaaataaaaggaaatggAACCTGTAAGTTGTACAGACTTACGGAAATGAAATATGAAAAAGTTAATCAATATCTTACTTTCGTCTGTAAGTCCATGCAGCTTTAAAGTTTGCTTTTGATACTTTTCTAGAGAAACATTGATGATCTTGCAGTTCCATTTATATGGATTCAGTTGATGATATTTTATTGGTTGTGTGGAATTTATGTTTTATCAAATTCATACCTCATTTCTCGaaaatttcatatttaaatTGTCAATTTAATGCGAACAAAAAGctaattatataaaaatgataaaatgcTGAAAGATGTACTGCATAAAGACCATTTGTATTGAAATGTAATGATGTTTGTTTGTTATAGGTTCTCAAAGTTTATCCATACCCAGTAACAGTCTCTCTAGTTCAATTTGCTGTTGGGACTGTAATTGTTTTTTTGATGTGGACCTTGAATATCTACAAGCGGCCTGCAATCAGTGGTTCCCAGGTACTTGGTTACATTCAGAAACTTTTTTTCAATGTTTTGGCATGAAGTTTAGTTATTGTCGTCATGGATCTAATACTGTATCCTTCACTGTCAGCTTGCTGCAATTCTTCCACTGGCAGTTGTTCACACTTTAGGAAATCTCTTCACCAATATGAGTCTAGGAAAAGTAGCTGTTTCATTCACTCATACAATTAAAGCAATGGAACCATTCTTCTCAGTTGTACTTTCTGCAATGTTCTTGGGAGAGGTATGTGaatatgtgatttatttgttcttgaaatattcTGTTTTGGTTAACTTGTACTGTATGTCTACATGGAGATTCCAAAACTGACATGAAAAACAATTGTtttgttgaaagttgaaacaaGTTCACTCATCCAGTTTTATGCGACTTGGTATGATTGATTTTATACACCTTAACAACTAATACTCAATGCCCGCGTCTAGGACTGTCATTTTCCATACAGTATTCTATATATAATAGCTCCTAGACTGGAGACATGCCTAGTATCATATCATGATAGAAAAacatgaatttcaaattttgctTCTGGTAACCTTCATGTTCTGTTGGTTTATCTGctttggaaaaataaatatttccaaacTGTGCTTCTTGTAATGTGATTTTTTCGCTTCTGTTCTTTGGCAGTTTCCCACAGTATGGGTAATTTTCTCTCTTTTACCAATTGTTGGTGGAGTTGGTTTGGCATCAATGACTGAGGCCTCTTTTAATTGGTATAGAACTGTGACATGATGCTGTCAACTAATTTCTGTAATTACTTTGTATGGTATCGAAAAAATTTATTTAGATTTCCTTATGGAAATTTCACCATAATTGTTTTTGAAGGGCTGGTTTTTGGAGCGCGATGGCCTCAAATTTGACGAATCAGTCTCGCAACGTCCTTAGCAAAAAGTTTATGGTTAAGAAAGAGGTATGAACAaactcttttttattttatgggtCCGGGAGAACTTAGTGTTTGTCAATATTACAGGTGGCCAATTGAGTTTGATAAAGTCTTCATtggtttcaatatttttttggaCATTGTGTCATGGCAAAATCACGTGTTTCAAAATCAATCAAGAAAACTGGAGAAATTCTTATTCTTATCGAATTTGTGTTATGATGCTTTACCTTTAATTTCTCTCGATGCAGGAGTCCTTGGACAACATTACTTTATTTTCAGTTATCACTATTATGTCGTTTATCATGATGATACCAACTGCTATTTTCATGGAAGGCGTCAAGTTTACTCCTGCATATATTAATGCTGCTGTAAGTAAATTTAATAGGAAATACACTTTTAGTTTGTTTGATTCTGGCATTTCCTCTAAGACGGTTTTCCTTCTGTCGATTCCTTTTCTTATAGCTTGAACATTTgagttcttttaattcttttccttcatttgGTCTGTTTACAGGGATTGGATGTCAAACAAGTTTGCATTAGGTCCCTTCTGGCTGCTATATCCTTCCATGCATATCAGCAGGTAGGCACTGAAGAATTTTCTTCTAATGTGTATACAACTTAGTTTACCAGCGGttgtttttttaatgaaattaaGCCCTCACCAAATTTGACGAACACAATCACATGTGGGCATGTGGTGTTGCACTCTGCCCAAGTGCAATCCAACAACATGTGGTGTTGCACTCTGCCCAATTGCAATCCAACAATTATTATAATAGTTTTGGCCAATGTGCTGAAGGAAACCTTGgcaataaaattttcaattgaAGCAATTTTAGCATGATCTGCTAAGAAAGACAAACCAAAATTTGTTTTCATCATTTCCAGAGGTTTACTTTTTTTATTTGCCTCCTACATGACTGCTAAAGGCTTTGCTTATCAAATTATTTTTCGCTTGTTGTTTATGGAGATACTAGATGGTCACTCAGATTTCATTTGCTAGACCGACTACAGTAAAATTAGATATGATTCattttgagtctatttatttggtgtGCTGCAGTTATCTTCCTCTCTCATGCGAACAGTTGGAATATAGATATTATAGTGGCGTTTGGTTGAGCTTTCAGCGTAACTTAACGAAAAAGTTTCAAGAAAAATGTCTGAAAACAACTTTGAAATTGAGATAATGTTTGGATATAAATTTCTGAAATCTAATGTAATGTGACGAAGAAAAAGATATGCAATGTAATGATCATACAAACGAggtaaataataaaatcattggTGTAAAAGATCAAAGGAAATAAAAAGAGTAGGTGtgtaaatattatgttttgagtaGTTGTTGAAATATGAAATGATATGTagtaaaatatttgaaagaGAAAAGGATGCATGGTGATAAATCCACACAGCTCCTGCCCAAGCAAACCGAATCTGTGAGGTCTAAATTCAGAAAATGATCTGATTCTGCattttgttttggttgtctttatGAATCTCGATATTTCTGTTATCTCTAATTGATCACATAATTCTACCAGATTTCTAGATAACCAGTCTGGAGATATATGTTTactgcattttttttttcaggttTCTTATATGATACTGCAACGTGTGTCTCCTGTCACTCATTCTGTGGGCAACTGTGTCAAGCGTGTCGTGGTGATTGTGTCCTCTGTTATCTTCTTCCGCACAGCAGTTTCGCCTGTCAATGCCTTTGGTACGACCGAATTCTTCTATTTCTTTGTAAATTGAAATGATTGGTTTCTGAATTATGACAACAGAAATGGTTTGACTCTCACTCCTCTCTTGGTAATTGGTATGCAGGTACTGGAATAGCCCTTACTGGAGTATTCCTATACTCGAGAGTGAAGCGCATCAAACCAAAGCCAAAGGTGGCTTGAAGATCTTGTTTGTTTAAACTACTTGCTGGCAATTTTGTGATAGATCGAATCGCGATGCAGAAACTTTTTGGCCGGAAGTCTTAAACATCGAATTTTACTGGGTTTCTTAAGCTTCTATCCTTAGGTCTTTCCTTTCATGTGTTGGCTTGATTCTTTACTGGATGACTCAGTTCTTTAACCGACTTCTGTAGCACTGCAAGTTTTAGACGTGGTTTAGGTATTTATGTTCTGAATATTTTTTCTCCTTGAATCGAAAAATTTTTCCATCACAAAAATTAGCTGCTAGGTTATGTACAAAACAGAGGGAGCATcgtaagaaaaaaatatatggtTATTCTGTTAAATTTTACTTGCACGGTCAAATCTAGTGATAGTAATATTATGTCAACTGTGGTTTAAGTGAATAAAACACACAGGATAAACTGAAAAGATGATCAACCACCTCCCCATACATGCTTTGTTGCTCTGAGTGATAGACATTGGCTGTGACACAAACCGTTAAACCACCTAACTTTCAACTGGGCAACAAAGCAGGTATGGGAAGGGGTTTTTTCAGAAACTAAAAAGAAAAGACAGGCTTCATTCACCATAAGGAAACTCTCCGCTCAAAACCCACCAATATCCCGCTCGTGCCTTGGAAGGGCGAGGAAACAAAAGGCTATTGGTGAAGTTGGGCATGCTCTAAGAAAGTTATAaccatgataaaaaaataataataattaataatagttGGTACAtccttttttaataaaattttctatTACAATGGCAAAAAAGTAAATCACAATAGTAAAAATTAATGAAGCAGAGTGAAGAACAAATTGATTAAATGGgcaaaaagaaaaggaaaaaaaatatattataacaaCAATCTATGAGCGTGGATGAGAATAGTTCGACTGATGAGAGGGATGGAGACCGGCAACGGCGGAATCATGAGCGTAAGTGCCCTACACCATGGATAACGTCGGCTTTTCTCTTTAAGAGTCTTGAAAGTTTTTAAAACTTGCATTGTCTTCCCTCTCATGTTGTAGGACACAATTGCAGTATCACATCCAAAGTATATAATGTCGGAATCAAGTGGATGAAAAGAAATTGGCTCTAAATCCATTATAGTTTAGTTTCAAGATTCACATCTATGTACCCTACCCTATGCTGCAAACACCAATTATCTCCACGGGACCCAAACACTCAAACTCAGGGCAGCAGTTTCAAACATCTCAGACGACATCCTTGGTAAGTGCCACACATTCTAATCTTTTGTCTCTATGGGACTGCTTACTCcaactataaaataaatatataaaaaaataattaaaatttatgtaCTATGTCGTACGTGtgcatttaaattaaaaattcttATGGTATGGGAATGGGATGACTATTGGGCACCCTGGAACTACAAAAACAATTGACCAACGATTCAATCCAAGGGCCTTGATAAAAAACTTGTATGCAAATTCTAGGAggagataatataatatttttaatcattttaaattaaaaCTTTCATAAGTAAAATATACTACATTTTTGACATTTTCTACATGATTGGCGCTATTGAATACATGAAATCTGAGAATGTGCAACAAAATCATCGTATGAACCACTCTTACACCTTTAGATAGTTCACAAAAATCAAGATCTTCTGTTACtcatgtttcaaaattttaaatctcCGGAAGATATAAACGCGGATTTTTCAAGACGAGAACCATTGATAACCAACAAAAAATATCTCGAGCAACAACGATGACAAACTAGAAGATAACGAATTAGCTACTATGTCAAAATAAGCTATGGATGAGTTTTTCACTTCATTTCTAAATATGTTTTACGGAAGAAAACAGGAAGGAGAGTATTATTCACAAAAATCATTTGCAAGCAGAAGGACATAAAAGAGAATAGATTATATCATCATTTTATAAAGTCGCAATTAGCAAGCGTTTCTTTTTATTCCTAATCCTATTCCTTTTATCCCCAATATGCCAAAggactattttatttttctgagtaGTTCTTTGCAATCTGACACAAAAAGGAACAAAAGGAACAAGGAAAAAAAACTTATGATCTGAAGAGAACCAGCAGGATTAGAGGTAGTAACTTCCGGTTGTCTGTGATCTCAACCATACTGAAATCTAGTTAAATCCTCCATATATTACGGACACCAAGAATTCAGACCAAATGAACTTAAGAACCTCGAGCTGAAATTACAAAAACTATCATGAAATGCATTGGAACATGGAACATTAAATCGAAACATTGTTAGAG comes from Henckelia pumila isolate YLH828 chromosome 4, ASM3356847v2, whole genome shotgun sequence and encodes:
- the LOC140863864 gene encoding triose phosphate/phosphate translocator, non-green plastid, chloroplastic-like, translated to MQSAAVAFSSPSLSLSANHAKLAAASRFNARSLLPHSERTRFENATSTVFSSSPSTPISCSMRRSGWIFSSNPAPKSDLVPARATSESADAAEVPQSKNMSDTLVLGTLFGLWYLFNIYFNIYNKQVLKVYPYPVTVSLVQFAVGTVIVFLMWTLNIYKRPAISGSQLAAILPLAVVHTLGNLFTNMSLGKVAVSFTHTIKAMEPFFSVVLSAMFLGEFPTVWVIFSLLPIVGGVGLASMTEASFNWAGFWSAMASNLTNQSRNVLSKKFMVKKEESLDNITLFSVITIMSFIMMIPTAIFMEGVKFTPAYINAAGLDVKQVCIRSLLAAISFHAYQQVSYMILQRVSPVTHSVGNCVKRVVVIVSSVIFFRTAVSPVNAFGTGIALTGVFLYSRVKRIKPKPKVA